gttctcgcttacacccggcaagtgtaactaatgataatcgaattgaggattttgttctaactcgtatgtagaatgtttgttttcgtacttgtgttcactttgtaaaatgaaacgtttatgttttctcatcccaaatgtaagtttaaaagagtaaaggtgggactatgatctcaccttgagtgcacgagtaaataaagtacttcacaaagtaacgtgtgcaagaatgagttctagtcttgacctaaacaagtaggttgtatcaataacggtaaaaacggttggtcaaagatgttcgattagtcctatggctcgttaagactcgattatatagcatgtgaatcaaattgtcaagtttcatgcaagatacaagcataacagcaagttagaatgattgcataaatatttggttaggtttgactaaaagtcaaacttggtcaaagtcaaagtcaacgaggtcgagtcgggtatccgacaattttcccatgatgaggaatcatatatgagcatgttaaccaaatttcatgttaatcggagttgcggttaagcgggaaAGATTTTGTGAACAATAAAGCACAAGTAAAAGTGGCCTGGGGAATGCGCGGTGCGCGcaagagtgcgcggcgcgcactacaacGTGAAACTAGATCAGATACCAGTCTAGGGGTTAAGCACTTTCAATTCACCATGTGCGTGGCGCGCGAAAGGATGCGCGGCGCGCGTTCCTGGAAAAAGTGCTGGTTGCAGtattttgttaagtctcgaaccaaaactcaatttaTCATAACTCATGAAtcgaaaacattcaaaacgcatgtcatacatcgttggaaagataatttaacgaggaacacaactaaacacattttatcaattaaaaacatcattgaaataatcgaatttccaaattgaatgctcaattaatgctcatTATTAATacttcaagttcataaatacaaatttatgattcgggaattaaatgcatatatataatacgccgttttgtaggtaattatgcatataataccactaaacacttacaaaccacattgcaaagcatttaatgcatcaaaaatccatttttacttctatcaaaccctagctcaaaatcacaaatttaacaattatgtttatgaagctaatccatgccaacctacataccaaattaaagctagtgatgctaggaacacatttaatacatgcacttttaacatctaacaacatttaagcaatcaaatctcaaactcaaacacacccatttcaagtttaagctagttacatcaaaatgacaagaacaagcatataaatcatatattcatgttagacttgagccatagacactaattaacacttttataagtttaaaacatcaagaacaaagaatctagtaattttagaaaattACCCAAACTAGATGAAATCGGTATGAAATTGAAGAGAAaaatgcaaggatttcaaatatgtaatttgttttgatgtttgattgctagattgaaaatggatgatgaatctttgaattggagttttgagagaaatgttgaaagtattaagaaaaatggaaaaggaaatggataatgaatggatgaggaaggagttgactctttgacctagtcacacctttggtcAAATGAAaaaattggtccctcaagtttaaagcgggtgcgtgtattaaccaaacgaattacctaGACGAAATATTTTAAGacgcgttttaacggaagatgttataattatataacggactttaaataagtaaacggaaaaagacgggatgttacaataaGCATAAGTCTTAATCATAGACTAGGTTAACTTAACTACCCGCCCTTAATATACTCCTAACCAACATTTTAAAGGTAATTGGAATTGGTGCTGACGGCATCCGAAATTGCAGAGTCCTCGGAGTCGGATGAGAGAATTTTGATAGGAGTGGCAACCCAAAAGGTAAGCGGAGTGGTTGACACGAAGCTAGGAACCTCTAGAGGAGTTATCATACCTAGGTGTTGAAAGATGCGATTGAGATGAATGGAGTAGGGAAGTGGACGGTTAGGAAGGTTACGAAGATTGCTCATTCGTTGAGCTACGATGAAGGCTAATTTTATGGTATCGTTTGATAGGAAAGACCATAGAATGGCTACTTCGGTTCCCAAGAGATGATCGATGAAAGTCTCCCTATAAAAGATGTTGTGTCGAATGACGGTCAAGAGGAGTTGAAGATCATGAAGTATCTCAGAGTCTTGAACACGGATGCGGTGATTGAGATAGTGAGGTATATCCGAGTGATTGATGGTGGATAGTACTTCTAGTGTGGGGTATGTTGGGTGTAAAGATATAAGATCGGTTCGTGGAGTGTAGAAATTACAACCTTGTGAGGGAATGCTCATAACCAAAGCAAAGTATGAGAGAGGCCAAGTGTAAATCTTGTTACCGAGTTGAAATTTGACTTGATTTGGGTTGACAAGTTCGAATTTGGCATAAAACTCTCGGATAAGGGGTGGATAGATGACCTCATCTAGGTTAAGAAAGAGAAACATTCTTTTTGAGTGAAGGTTGTTTGAAGGTTTGAAAATTCATCATAGTGAACAACTCCTTCTTCAAGAAGGGTTCGGGTTTCCATTTGTTATTGGTGATATGTCGCACACTGTCTTCGTGTGTTGGTCATTTCCTAGGAACGTGAACATTTTAGCAAGAAATTCATGTTTACAACATGGTTTTGAAAACCTATATGATAAACATGTGTCGATTAATTCTTGTCTAGACGCCCTTTTTGAAAACAAATGAGTTGTGCCATTTTAAAAAGATAGACAATTTATGTTTGCCAATGTTTGATAAATATCATGAGATTGACAATTATCACAAGAGCTTGGTCAAATATTTATGTGTGCATGAGTgatttcaaaaacaacttgtatgGAATATTCAAGAAAAGTTGCTACTTGGCACTTTATTAGTTAAGACCTTTGCAAAGAAATTTTCACACAATTGATAAGTTATGCATCAaaacaagtgttcctattagtATGAAAGACACTAAAATTATTCTCGTGAGATTATGCAAGTAGTTAAGGATCACATGAGAAAATTTTAAAGTAAGCAAGATTAAAAAAATTTTGGATGCTTACATTTGAGGACCACTAGATGTTGAAGAGAAGGGAGACAATGAAATCTGGGATCTAGTGGGCTTAAAGAAGGAGTGGGGTTGGTGAAAAAGTGGTTTAGATAATAAAGATGGTGAGGAAAAGACAAAACAGCCGTCAACTGTTGTGCGGTTGATTCCATGGTCGACCGTGATTTGACCACACGGGCTTGGTGGGTTTAATTTAAGATACAAATTCAatcattcccaacccattcctaaTTAGAGTGAAGGTCTCCTTTTTCAGAGGTTTAGTAAAGATATCAGTAATATTTTCTAAGGAGTCTACCTTATCAATTACAATATTACCCTTTTGGACATGATCACGTGAAAAGTGGTGCCTAATGTgtatgtgtttagtcctagagtgtaatatttgattcTTAGATAGGTCTATAGCACTCTTATTATCACAACAAATAGATATTTTAGAAGAGATGACACCGTAATTGATGAAGGTTTGTTTCATCCATAGAACTTGTGCACAAGCTCTTCCCACGACAACATATTCTTCTTCGGTAGTAGATAGTGCAACGGATGTTTGCTTTTTGGAGAACCATGATGTTAAGAAAAGCCCGACAATTTCACATACATCACTTGTGCTCTTTCGATCAATCAACGATCCTCCATGGTCGGAATCCGCAAAGCACATAATGTCAACACCGAtgaactttggataccatagacatcTAAAGATTCATTTAACCGCTTCTACGTGAGATATTTTGGGATTCTCTTGGAATCTTGCACATAAGCACACATTATACATGATGTCGGGTCGGCTTGCCGTTAAGTATAGAAGAGATCTAATCATTCCTCTATACTTAGTGCTATCGAATGAATCTCCTTCTCTTTCAAGAGTAAGCTTGACATTGATGGCCATAGGAGTGGCCATTGGCTTTGCGTTTTCCATTCCAAACTTCTTAAGCATATCATGAATgtacttttgttgattgatgaacgtTCCATCTTTTAGTTGCTTAATTTGAAGTTCGAGgaagaacttgagttcacccatcatgctcatttcaaactcatcatgcattagCTTTGAAACCTCATTGCTAAGAGACTCGTTAGTagaaccaaatacaatatcatcaacatatatttgaacaatAACTAGATCATTTTCATGCTTTTTGACAAATAATGTATTATCAATTCATCCCATTTCATATCCATGATTAATAAGGAAGGTTCTAAGTCTctcataccaagctctaggagcttggttGAGTCCATATAGGAATTCTTAAGTTTATACACATGATATGGCTTTTCAAAATCTTCAAAGCCCAGAGGTTGTGACACAAatacttcttcatttatgacaccatttagaaaatcacttttgacatccatttgatatagTTTTAATTTTTTagcacatgcatatgcaagaagtattctaatggactcTAGTCTAGCTacgggagcaaatgtttcatcataatcgATTCCTTCTTGTTGGCTATACCCTTGTGCGACTAACATATCTTTGTTTCTAATAACCTTCCCATCTTCATCTAGTTTATTCCTATATACCCATTTGGTTCCTATGATATTTTACTCACTTGGTAAGGGAACCAAATCCCATACGTCATTCCTTTGaaattgatttaattcctcttgcatgGCTTCTACCCAACTCTCATCTAATAAAGCTTTCTTAACGTTTTTGGGTTCTATTTGGGATATGAAAGcatagtttgcaactagattaaagATTTGTGATCATGTGGTTCTAGTGTTAATATCTCCTATGACTTGTTCTATTGGATGATCCTTAATATGTTTAAGATCGGTTGTGGGTTCTAAATTATCATTGCTAGGACCGTTTTCCATGTTAGATTCTTTCACATTGGTTACCTCGACTTCTTTGGGCTCATTTTGAGTTGTGCTAGTCACAATGGCTTTTTGTTCAATCACATCATCGTTTACTAGCGGTTTGGACTTAGGTGGAGGAGTTTCATCAAAAGTGACATCTAACGACTCTTCTATGACATTAATGTACTTGTTTAGAACCCTATAGGCTTTACTCTCTAACGAATATTCTAGAAATACTCCTTCATAGGCTTTAGGTTCAAATTTTGTTAGgtattcctttttgtttaagatgAAACACTTGCATCCAAATACCCAAAGGTGACTCAAGGTGGGTTTTCTACCATTTAGAATTTCATAGGGTGTTTTATCTTTTGAAGGCCTAATTAGAACTCTATTTTGAATATAAGTAGAGGTTACTACCGCTTCACACCAAAAATTTTGAGGGattgattgttcatttaacattAATATACTCATTTCTTGAAAAGTtcggtttttcctttcaacaaccccatttGATTGAGGAGTGCGAGGAGCTGAGAAATTATGAGAAATTCCATATAAATCACAAAAGACTTAAAATTgggcatcattatcaaattctcttcCATGATCCGTTCGTATGGTGACAATTGTACACCTAAGCAAGTTTTACATTTTTGTAGCAAAAATTACGAATCTTTCAAATGCCTCATTTTTGTGTTTTAGAAAAAGTATCCATGTATATCTAGAAAAATCAACAATTACCAAGGTTTAGAAATTCCCACCATAACTTTAAACGAATGATGGACCAGACAAATCCATATGTAGGAGTTCTAGATATCTTTTAGTTGAAATGAATTTTTTAGGTTTATGACTAGCATGGACTTGTTTTCCTACTTTAcatgcatcacaaaaatgacttTCATATTTTAGCTTGGATAAATTTCTGACCATTTCTTTAGAAGATATATTGTGAATTAGTTTCATGTTAGCATGCCCAAGTCTCCTATGCCACAAAGTGGTGGTGTCATGAATGGAAGTAAGACAAATATCTAAAtgtttaaagtcatttagtttgcaCGTGTAAAGGCCCTTTTTCCTAATTCCATTTAAAACATTTTTACCATCTTTGGTTATAtgtgatgatgatttagtgaatgtcATATTATAACCTTTATCACATATTTTACCAACACTTTAAAGCTTAGATTCTTAATATGCAAGACATCTTCAAGAGTAATTTTAGAGTTAGTGATATTACCTTTACCGATGATTTTACCTCGTATATCTCCACCAAAGATTACGTCACCACCGTTATGTTCTTTGTACCTTGTGAAGAAGTCTTTATTACCCGTCATGTGCGTTGTACATCCACTATCGATTATCCAATATTCTTCTTGTACAACGCCATTTAGGCAAACCCATATTTTGTTGATTAATATCTTTGGTACCCTATGTTTATTGGGTCAAGGATGATTAGCATCAAAAACTCCTAGCTTAAcccatttttttacgattttagcgTTATAGTTTCCTTTTGGTTGGACCCTTGTTTCAACGATTTCTTTCCTAGGATTTCTAGAGTGGTTAGTTTTCCTTTCTAAGGAATTCTTCTTGAATTGTTTAATTTCTTTCTTTTCAAATGACCTAGTTGTTGAGGATTGACCTGCGATCGACTTCAAGGTCCTGTCGTGCTTCGACCACACGTCTTCTGTGTCGTTTGGCTTTCCTTGAGACTTGACAAACACTATAGGTTGTTGTTTTGATGATTTAATTTTGAGAGAGCTTTTTTTAAAACCTAACACATGTTTGGCATTGCTTGACCGTTGAGCACTAAAATGTCTTCTAGCACTTTTCCACTTTTATTATATATTGAAAACTTGATTTTATTTTCAAGTAGTTAAACGGTTTTGTTGAGTGTTTTATTTTCATGCTTTAGATTATCACAAGTAAGACATTCGTGTGAGTTAGTTATTCTTTCCATTAGCTTAGATACATCTAACTTAAGTGAGTTATTTTCTTCTTTTAAGTTAGTATTACTAGTGCTAACTCTACTACTTAGATCACAAAGTTTAATGAAATTATTAATATTGAATTCAAAAGAGTTTGGAAGAACCTCATTGTCGATTTGTCCGACTAGGCAAgcttcatcatctctttctgagctTGGTGCCTCAATGACTATGAGACATATCTCATTTCCTTCTTCTTGTGTCTCATTCTCTTCATCATCACATGCACCTCTGAGGAATGCCTTCTCGTTCTTTCTTTTGGAACATTCACTTATCAAGTGATTTGGAtcaccgcatccaaaacatttccttACGAACTTCTTCTTGGAATCGAAAGGTGCCTTCTTTGACTCCATTGGAGGTCGGACGTGATTCCCGGGTCTTCGGTAGAATTTCTTGAATGATCGAACAATAAATGCAAGTTGTTCATCATCGTTTAggatatcatcttcatcttcttcgtaCTCGCCTTCTTCACTTGCTTTGGCTTTCAAAGCAATTGActtattcttttctttcttaactttATCCGCTTCTTCATCCTTGTCTAGGATGACCTCATGgactttgagatttccaatgagcTCATCAAGAGACAATTTCTCCAAGTCCTTTGACTCATCTATTGCCGTCACTTTAGGTCTccattttgaaggtaatgctcTTAAGAATTTTCGAACAAATTGCTTGTTCGTGTAGATAGTACCTAAAGCTTTCAAACTTGAACAGATATTGCTAAATCTAGAATAAGCGATATCAATTTTCTCATCATCCGATATGACAAATTATTCATATTGAGCTACTAGTAGTTCAATTTTATTTTCAATAACTTGCACATTTCCTTGATGAGTAACTAATAAATTATCCCATATTTCCTTTGCACCCTTTCATATTCTTTTCTAGGTAAATCGTTAAATATGACTAGTTTAGCTTGATAATTTTTCTACATCTGTTTTATTTTCTTTGGACCAACTATCTTGGGGTATAATTATTCTAGTTTTCCTATCCTCACTAAGTGTGAATGGAACATAATCTCCCTTAGTAATGATGTTCCAAACATCTATATCTTTAGCACGGACATATATTTCAAATCTTTGTTTCCAATAGCAAAATCTTTCACTCTCAAGTAGTGGAGGTCTTTGCATAGAGGAACCTTCACTATAGCTCAAGTTCTtaaatttttgttccatgatctttaATTCAAAAGTTTGCAAAAATTAATTTTTAtcttaaaaataacaattttagcaAAATGTTTAgagcaactgctctgataccaattgtaagtaactaaaggaggtgaatagttacttagtgcaatttttaaaactttttcgatttaGAACGTGAGATTAATATAGTGTGATTTGATTAGTTTGTTCACAAATATAAAAAATATTAAGAAAAGAGAACAAACAaggagatttatagtggttcgggaagatgttaactaatcatccttaatccactcctcaattctaacgaattgagagttagtttcactatgatgctccaaactcggtggagtgtcatGATACAACagtagctcctcgataagccgtaacttatgaacccttacgtccctttgaagaattcacaatcaccaaatgctcttaccacaatacCCTAATGCTTCCACTAAGTGAAACCTCAcctatcttctagatccctttaagaagatagtttacaagtaaactcacaGCTAAATTTACAATCACTCTTCCTTGAATCAATCTAAATAGATTACAATAATAattgaatgatatcagtaaatatatggaaatgtaagtgcaagaggtgagtcttcaagtgctccaaggtttagcttttataggcaagagaaattCAAACCCGACTATCTGCGGCTCACCTcatggtcgaccgtggttcgatcgTGCAGGTCTCTGACCTCTGAAATTGTAGCCGTTTGAGATCTTTAACTTTTTTATTTTCCCTTATTGGATGGTTGCAATTAGATGCCAAAAATATCTGAAAAGACCTGCATTACCCCTTTTATCTTGGTTTATTCTTTGAGGTTGACCATGGTTTAAAAGAGGAAAGTCTCATTGTACTAGAGGTGTGTCATTGATTTTCCTTTAAGGCAAATGCATAAATTTGATCCCATGACAACTACATGcttccaaacttcaagtcacaagtcttcaaGCCTTTTGTCAACATTAATTTTGCAAGTATATACattcattggttacttgcaaccTTACAAATTAGACCAACTTGTTTTTACATgaagacttttgggagtttacactaaactcttattaggcatgtaagtaatgcttaatggttaatcaagtggagaACATCTCTTTAactgggactttaatgaccatcttAAAAATTTCATTacctttaatttatattttaaaaagatGACTTTTAAAAAAGAACTTTTAGCCATACTTGTGTGTTAACATTAATCATAAACTAAAAGTGTTATTTAGATGTCATTAAGTGTGATTGACCAAGATTAATGTTTcagtgaccaaaactcatttgaatatgaaggaggcaactattctaagcatgtttaaatgagttttgtaaattatagatgccccgaagtagtcaaaaatttttcgatcaaaaattcggacagaagaaactgcggtcaACCCACGGTTGACCGTGAAGTCAACCGTGCACCTTGTTTCGAAGAACCAAAGTACATGGCatcccacggtctgacctgcggtcgaccgtggacccAGCCTTGCTCCTCCAGTGTTTTTCaattgactcttttgacttaactaTTTTGTTTATTGATCGCCTGCTAAAGattgtgtaggcttgtgaacttgtgttgttttATACCACTACTACATTTCGGCTCATTTAGAGCCCTCCATTTAGACGTGTTCACTATATAACACGTCTATTTTATcaaacggaacacgtctaattaagatTTTTACACAAAAAAaacacggaacacgtctaattaagatTCGCAACATTTCTAATTAGATATAttcaacacgtctaaataagtttaACACCTCTAATTGGTAACCACGTCTAATTACTTTTACCGGGAACACctctaattgacaacacgtctaaaAAGTATTCCAACTAACACGTCTAATTAACAACACGTCTAATTATGTCTACCAGGAACACGTCTATATGAAACAACAACACATCTAATTGGCAACACGTCTAATTAGATTTGCCGGGAACACATGTTTAACACGTCTAATAAGTTTCAAAACACACGTCTAATTAGTTTGTAAGTAACGCCTTTAACTGTGACACGTCTAAATAAGTTAACGGGATATATATGTTAACGATATCTGTTTAATCAACCTAACCCTTAAAGTTCTGTTAATTTTAGTCTACCGAAACTACcgaacacgtctaattaaacaaATAATGTAACGGGTTATTTAGGGTTCCATATTGAACGGGGTTAATAAACAAACACGTCTAATTAATAGGAAGTTAGTTAGTTACGGAAGAGTTAGGAAATAATTTgataactaggaatggattttgataagtatatataatataattataatattataaaattttatataccttaaataaataagatttatattgaagttataaataatataaaatataaaaaatcttttcataaatataaaaacacacgtttgtttgtttttttttcggCTTGCTCTTGTTTGCTTGTTTAGCTTCGTCGCAGGATTCAAAGATAATGGAGACTTCAACATCATCAGAGGTAAttgaatatttctttttctttaatCACTTGGGCGTTTGTTCTGAAAGTTTGTATAAATATATCACATGATTCACACATGTTTGAAGCATTCGTATAAATCAGGTTTATAACACATGTTTGATTGGATCTATAGCACAAGAATTTGACTATATAACACACCATGATTCACACGATTACCCAACACGATTGTAGACATGTAGTGCAGACCTAGAGCAAAACTTGACAAACAAACGACACACAACCATCTAACTGTTTTAACACGCCAGATTACACAACACGATTCTAAACATCATACAACACTATATTAACAACATTTAAACTTTATTAACATCATATAAACACACTATATATAACCTATAACATATAAACCCTTattatgcaatga
The window above is part of the Rutidosis leptorrhynchoides isolate AG116_Rl617_1_P2 chromosome 1, CSIRO_AGI_Rlap_v1, whole genome shotgun sequence genome. Proteins encoded here:
- the LOC139839689 gene encoding uncharacterized mitochondrial protein AtMg00810-like, which codes for MGELKFFLELQIKQLKDGTFINQQKYIHDMLKKFGMENAKPMATPMAINVKLTLEREGDSFDSTKYRGMIRSLLYLTASRPDIMYNVCLCARFQENPKISHVEAVK